From Streptomyces sp. NBC_01460, a single genomic window includes:
- the tadA gene encoding tRNA adenosine(34) deaminase TadA encodes MRRALDEAAQAASAGDVPVGAVVLGPDGALLATGHNEREATADPTAHAEVLALRRAAEALGSWRLTGCTLVVTLEPCTMCAGALVQSRIGRVVYGARDEKAGAAGSLWDVVRDRRLNHRPEVIHGVLEDACAELLTAFFRGR; translated from the coding sequence ATGCGCCGCGCCCTGGACGAGGCGGCGCAGGCGGCGTCGGCCGGCGATGTGCCGGTCGGCGCCGTCGTCCTCGGCCCGGACGGCGCCCTGCTGGCCACGGGCCACAACGAGCGCGAGGCGACCGCCGACCCGACGGCGCACGCCGAGGTGCTGGCCCTGCGCCGGGCCGCCGAGGCCCTCGGCTCCTGGCGGCTGACCGGCTGCACGCTCGTGGTCACCCTGGAACCCTGCACGATGTGCGCGGGCGCGCTCGTCCAGTCCCGGATCGGCCGGGTGGTCTACGGGGCCCGGGACGAGAAGGCCGGCGCGGCCGGCTCGCTCTGGGACGTCGTGCGCGACCGCAGGCTCAACCACCGCCCCGAGGTGATCCACGGCGTCCTGGAGGACGCCTGCGCGGAGCTGCTGACCGCGTTCTTCCGCGGGCGCTGA
- a CDS encoding LytR C-terminal domain-containing protein, with translation MGGKYRITGNTYPRMRRPRNRRKLVLSAAAAVVALGLAGWGTLQLIDVFTGGDKQANAADRPKACPSPSASAPAKALPKPATIKVNIYNATPRSGLAKAAADELKKRGFAIGKVDNAPAAYDKKVPGTGMLLGGPTAMNGSFPVLATQLPGAAQKTDTRRTADVDLIIGTKFKAFSTPAAAASALTALTKPAPAPSSC, from the coding sequence ATGGGCGGAAAGTACCGCATCACGGGTAACACCTACCCCCGCATGCGCCGCCCCCGCAATCGCCGCAAGCTGGTGCTCTCGGCGGCCGCCGCCGTGGTGGCCCTCGGCCTGGCCGGTTGGGGCACGCTCCAGCTCATCGACGTCTTCACCGGCGGCGACAAGCAGGCCAACGCCGCGGACCGCCCGAAGGCCTGCCCCTCCCCGAGCGCCTCGGCGCCCGCGAAGGCGCTCCCGAAGCCGGCCACCATCAAGGTCAACATCTACAACGCGACGCCCCGCAGCGGGCTCGCCAAGGCCGCGGCCGACGAGCTCAAGAAGCGCGGCTTCGCGATCGGCAAGGTGGACAACGCCCCGGCCGCCTACGACAAGAAGGTGCCCGGCACCGGGATGCTGCTCGGCGGCCCGACCGCCATGAACGGTTCGTTCCCCGTGCTCGCCACGCAGCTGCCGGGGGCGGCGCAGAAGACCGACACCCGCAGGACCGCGGACGTCGATCTGATCATCGGCACGAAGTTCAAGGCGTTCAGCACCCCCGCGGCCGCCGCGTCGGCGCTCACGGCGCTGACGAAGCCGGCCCCGGCACCGTCCTCCTGCTGA
- a CDS encoding RNA polymerase sigma factor SigF: MPASTAPQVPPQNVQTDDIQTETPDPSTPARTRGADTRALTQVLFGRLKDLEPGTSEHHAVRTALIEANLPLVRYAAARFRSRNEPMEDVVQVGTIGLINAIDRFDPERGVQFPTFAMPTVVGEIKRYFRDNVRTVHVPRRLHELWVQVTGATEDLTTAHGRSPTTAEIAERLKISEDEVLACIEAGRSYHATSLEAAQEGDGLPGLLDRLGYEDPALAGVEHRDLVRHLLVQLPEREQRILLLRYYNNLTQSQISAELGVSQMHVSRLLARSFARLRSANRIEA, from the coding sequence GTGCCGGCCAGTACAGCGCCTCAAGTCCCGCCCCAGAACGTCCAGACGGACGACATCCAGACCGAGACCCCCGATCCGAGCACGCCCGCCAGGACCCGGGGCGCGGACACCAGGGCACTGACCCAGGTGCTGTTCGGACGGCTCAAGGACCTCGAACCGGGCACCTCCGAGCACCACGCGGTGCGTACCGCGCTGATCGAGGCGAACCTGCCGCTCGTGCGCTATGCGGCGGCCAGGTTCCGCAGCCGCAACGAGCCGATGGAGGACGTCGTCCAGGTCGGCACCATCGGCCTGATCAACGCCATCGACCGCTTCGACCCGGAACGCGGCGTCCAGTTCCCCACGTTCGCCATGCCCACCGTGGTCGGCGAGATCAAGCGCTACTTCCGGGACAACGTCCGGACCGTGCACGTACCGCGGCGGCTGCACGAGCTCTGGGTCCAGGTCACCGGCGCCACCGAGGACCTGACGACCGCTCACGGCCGCTCACCGACCACCGCCGAGATCGCCGAGCGCCTGAAGATCTCCGAGGACGAGGTCCTCGCCTGCATCGAGGCGGGCCGCTCGTACCACGCGACCTCGCTGGAGGCGGCGCAGGAGGGCGACGGCCTGCCCGGGCTCCTGGACCGGCTCGGCTACGAGGACCCGGCCCTGGCCGGCGTCGAACACCGGGACCTCGTCCGGCACCTGCTCGTGCAGCTCCCCGAGCGCGAGCAGCGGATCCTCCTGCTGCGCTACTACAACAACCTGACGCAGTCGCAGATCAGCGCGGAACTGGGTGTCTCCCAGATGCACGTGTCAAGGCTTCTGGCCAGAAGTTTCGCCCGACTGAGGTCCGCAAACAGGATCGAGGCGTAA
- a CDS encoding RNA polymerase sigma factor SigF gives MSTEQGSSKVLTLTKSVPAPAVLTSSPEAIDTRTLSRSLFLRLAALGPASGPDGTDSPERAYVRDTLIELNLPLVRYAAARFRSRNEPMEDIVQVGTIGLIKAIDRFDCERGVEFPTFAMPTVVGEIKRFFRDTSWSVRVPRRLQELRLALTKTSDELAQKLDRSPTVPELAKALGVSEEDVVDGLAVGNAYTASSLDSPSPEDDGGEGSLADRLGYEDTALEGVEYRESLKPLLAKLAPRERQIIMLRFFANMTQSQIGEEVGISQMHVSRLLTRTLTQLREGLIAD, from the coding sequence ATGTCCACAGAACAGGGCAGCTCGAAGGTGCTCACGCTCACGAAGAGCGTGCCGGCACCTGCCGTGCTCACCAGCTCGCCGGAAGCCATCGACACCCGCACGCTGTCCCGCTCCCTGTTCCTGCGGCTCGCCGCGCTGGGCCCCGCATCGGGCCCCGACGGAACGGACAGCCCGGAGCGGGCCTATGTGCGGGACACACTCATCGAGCTCAACCTCCCGCTCGTGCGGTACGCGGCGGCGCGGTTCCGGAGCCGTAACGAACCCATGGAGGACATCGTCCAGGTCGGGACGATCGGCCTGATCAAGGCGATCGACCGCTTCGACTGCGAACGGGGCGTGGAATTCCCCACGTTCGCGATGCCGACCGTCGTGGGGGAGATCAAGCGCTTCTTCCGCGACACCTCGTGGTCGGTCCGGGTGCCGCGCCGCCTCCAGGAGCTGCGGCTCGCCCTCACGAAGACCAGCGACGAGCTCGCCCAGAAGCTCGACCGCTCGCCGACGGTGCCGGAGCTGGCCAAGGCGCTCGGGGTCTCCGAGGAGGACGTGGTCGACGGCCTCGCCGTGGGCAACGCCTACACGGCCTCCTCGCTGGACTCGCCCTCCCCCGAGGACGACGGCGGCGAGGGCTCGCTGGCGGACCGTCTGGGGTACGAGGACACGGCACTGGAAGGCGTCGAGTACCGCGAGTCCCTGAAGCCGCTGCTGGCCAAGCTCGCCCCGCGCGAGCGGCAGATCATCATGCTGCGCTTCTTCGCCAACATGACCCAGTCGCAGATCGGCGAGGAGGTCGGCATCTCGCAGATGCACGTCTCGCGCCTGCTGACCCGGACGCTCACCCAGCTCAGGGAGGGGCTCATCGCCGACTGA
- a CDS encoding TetR family transcriptional regulator has protein sequence MHVVPKTTTSAPGLRERKKRATRRAIAEAAVRLAAEHGVEHVTVEAISEAAGVSPRTFFNYFPSHDDAFVLVDDEVGERIRESVRSAPADLPPLDVVRDALVTELDGFESRQELWALQSKVLQRSPHLIHRGLQAHMADERALAVALTDRLHGPGPDTEEAPGTALFARLLAAVTLTALRVALEHWCDHPGETALADAFHEVFTQLAQGLPRPTE, from the coding sequence ATGCACGTTGTGCCGAAGACGACGACCTCCGCGCCCGGGCTGCGGGAGCGCAAGAAGCGGGCCACGCGCAGGGCCATCGCCGAGGCCGCCGTACGGCTGGCCGCCGAGCACGGCGTCGAGCACGTCACCGTCGAGGCCATCAGCGAGGCCGCCGGTGTCTCACCCAGGACGTTCTTCAACTACTTCCCCAGCCACGACGACGCGTTCGTCCTGGTCGACGACGAGGTGGGCGAACGGATCAGGGAGTCCGTGCGCAGCGCCCCCGCCGACCTGCCGCCGCTCGACGTCGTACGCGACGCCCTCGTCACCGAGCTCGACGGGTTCGAGAGCCGTCAGGAGCTGTGGGCCCTCCAGTCCAAGGTGCTCCAGCGCTCGCCACACCTCATCCACCGCGGCCTCCAGGCGCACATGGCGGACGAACGGGCGCTCGCCGTCGCCCTCACCGACCGGCTCCACGGCCCGGGGCCGGACACGGAAGAGGCCCCCGGCACCGCCCTCTTCGCGCGGCTCCTCGCCGCCGTCACCCTGACCGCCCTGCGGGTCGCCCTCGAGCACTGGTGCGACCACCCCGGCGAGACCGCGCTCGCGGACGCCTTCCACGAGGTCTTCACCCAGCTGGCCCAGGGCCTCCCGCGCCCCACCGAGTAG
- a CDS encoding RNA polymerase sigma factor: MNDTPAGIEDLLRHHAPQVLGALVRRYGHFDTAEDSVQEALLAASQQWPAEGLPDNPRGWLIRTASRRLTDQLRGDSARQRREARAAALTPRDAFTAPPPGESRAPSADDTLTLLFLCCHPVLSPAAQVALTLRAVGGLTTAEIARAHLVPEATMAQRISRAKQKVRGVPFRQPGPADRDQRLGAVLQVLYLIFNEGYTATSGSALHRADLAREAVRLTRAVRGLLPRDGRVTGLLALMVLTEARSGARTGPHGELIPLDEQDRTRWDRAAVDEGTALVEEALSQGPAGAYQLQAAIAALHDEAARAEDTDWPQILALYDLLVHRTPEPMAELGRAVALAMVQGPRAGLSAVAALEDGLAGHHRLDAVRAHLLERAGDHEAARAAYQRAAGRTLSAPEARYLRMRASRLLPPAGGSPG; this comes from the coding sequence GTGAACGACACGCCGGCCGGCATCGAGGACCTGCTGCGCCACCACGCGCCGCAGGTCCTCGGCGCGCTCGTACGCCGCTACGGCCACTTCGACACGGCGGAGGACTCCGTGCAGGAGGCGCTGCTCGCCGCGTCCCAGCAGTGGCCGGCCGAAGGGCTGCCGGACAATCCGCGCGGCTGGCTCATCCGGACCGCGTCCAGGCGGCTGACGGACCAGCTCCGCGGGGACAGCGCACGGCAGCGGCGCGAGGCGAGGGCCGCCGCGCTCACCCCGCGCGACGCCTTCACCGCCCCGCCGCCCGGCGAGAGCCGCGCACCGTCCGCCGACGACACGCTCACCCTGCTCTTCCTCTGCTGCCACCCCGTGCTCTCCCCCGCCGCCCAGGTCGCACTGACGCTGCGCGCCGTCGGCGGCCTGACGACGGCCGAGATCGCCCGCGCCCATCTGGTGCCCGAGGCGACGATGGCGCAGAGGATCAGCCGGGCCAAGCAGAAGGTGCGGGGTGTGCCGTTCCGGCAGCCCGGCCCCGCCGACCGCGACCAGCGTCTCGGCGCGGTGCTCCAGGTGCTCTACCTGATCTTCAACGAGGGGTACACCGCGACGTCGGGCAGCGCTCTGCACCGCGCCGACCTGGCCCGGGAGGCGGTCCGGCTGACCCGTGCCGTCCGCGGCCTGCTGCCCCGGGACGGGCGGGTGACCGGCCTGCTGGCCCTGATGGTGCTCACCGAGGCCCGTAGCGGGGCACGCACCGGACCGCACGGCGAGCTGATCCCGCTCGACGAGCAGGACCGCACCCGCTGGGACCGGGCGGCCGTCGACGAGGGCACGGCCCTGGTGGAGGAGGCCCTCTCCCAGGGGCCGGCGGGGGCGTACCAGCTGCAGGCGGCGATCGCCGCGCTGCACGACGAGGCGGCCCGTGCCGAGGACACCGACTGGCCCCAGATCCTGGCCCTGTACGACCTCCTCGTGCACCGGACCCCGGAGCCGATGGCGGAGCTGGGCAGGGCGGTGGCCCTCGCCATGGTGCAGGGCCCCCGGGCCGGGCTGTCCGCGGTCGCGGCCCTGGAGGACGGGCTGGCGGGACACCACCGGCTGGACGCCGTGCGGGCCCATCTGCTGGAGAGGGCGGGGGACCACGAGGCGGCACGCGCCGCCTATCAGCGGGCGGCGGGCCGCACGCTCAGCGCACCCGAGGCCCGTTACCTGCGGATGCGGGCATCCCGGCTGCTGCCGCCGGCCGGTGGGAGCCCCGGGTAG
- a CDS encoding M28 family metallopeptidase — MAAVAATALAAPLLLAASPDHGHASQDPARDAAKLSRQLVKNSSAKGAYRHLERFQAIADAADGHRAAGSPGHDASAAYVHRLLRKAGYRVGYQAFDFLYTETLAEKLAVVSPTPRDISIRAMTYTASTAEGGITAALVAVPVDDTTGCEAADYASAAYTGRIALIKRGGCSFAEKQAAAAVAGATGAVIYNNTDGALSGTLGDAAAGKIPTGGLTRDEGEKLVADLAKGEVKVSFEIREFQEERTTHNVVAETPGGNAAKTVMLGAHLDSVTDGPGINDNASGSAGLLEVALELAESHRTPANKVRFAWWSAEENGLLGSEAYVAKLSEAQRAKIALYLNFDMIASPNGAQFVFDGDDSDGTGAGPGPEGSAQLEHDINAFLDSEDKPHTGTDFTGRSDYGPFIEVGIPSGGTDTGAEGIKTAEQAETYGGKAGLAYDPCYHAACDDLDNVDLKHFDTNIDVIAHAVGTYAHDLSSLSRPVPATSASGAARDSGGLREGHAHGVTR, encoded by the coding sequence ATGGCAGCCGTGGCCGCCACCGCCTTGGCCGCACCGCTTCTCCTCGCCGCGTCCCCGGACCACGGACACGCGTCGCAGGACCCGGCCAGGGACGCCGCCAAGCTCTCCCGGCAGCTGGTCAAGAACTCCTCCGCCAAGGGTGCCTACCGGCATCTGGAGCGGTTCCAGGCCATAGCCGACGCGGCGGACGGACACCGCGCGGCCGGATCGCCCGGCCATGACGCCTCCGCCGCCTACGTCCACCGCCTCCTCCGGAAGGCCGGATACCGGGTCGGCTACCAGGCGTTCGACTTCCTCTACACCGAGACCCTCGCCGAGAAGCTCGCCGTGGTCTCCCCCACCCCCCGGGACATCTCGATCCGGGCGATGACGTACACCGCCTCCACCGCCGAGGGCGGCATCACGGCGGCTCTCGTCGCCGTCCCCGTCGACGACACCACCGGCTGCGAGGCGGCCGACTACGCCTCGGCCGCGTACACCGGCAGGATCGCCCTCATCAAGCGGGGCGGCTGCTCCTTCGCGGAGAAGCAGGCGGCGGCCGCGGTGGCGGGCGCCACCGGGGCGGTGATCTACAACAACACCGACGGGGCCCTCTCCGGAACCCTCGGAGATGCCGCCGCGGGAAAGATCCCCACCGGCGGACTCACCCGGGACGAGGGCGAGAAGCTGGTCGCGGACCTGGCGAAAGGGGAGGTGAAGGTCTCCTTCGAGATCCGCGAGTTCCAGGAGGAGCGCACCACCCACAACGTCGTGGCCGAGACGCCCGGCGGCAACGCGGCGAAGACGGTCATGCTCGGCGCGCACCTCGACTCGGTCACCGACGGCCCCGGCATCAACGACAACGCGTCCGGCTCGGCCGGACTCCTCGAAGTCGCCCTGGAACTGGCCGAGTCCCACCGGACGCCCGCCAACAAGGTGCGATTCGCCTGGTGGTCGGCGGAGGAGAACGGGCTGCTGGGCTCGGAGGCATACGTCGCGAAGCTCTCCGAGGCACAGCGCGCGAAGATCGCGCTCTACCTCAACTTCGACATGATCGCCTCCCCGAACGGCGCGCAGTTCGTCTTCGACGGCGACGACTCCGACGGCACCGGAGCGGGCCCCGGCCCCGAGGGCTCCGCCCAGCTGGAGCATGACATCAACGCGTTCCTGGACAGCGAGGACAAGCCGCACACCGGCACGGACTTCACCGGACGCTCCGACTACGGCCCGTTCATCGAGGTCGGCATCCCGTCCGGCGGCACCGACACCGGCGCCGAGGGCATCAAGACGGCCGAGCAGGCCGAGACGTACGGCGGCAAGGCCGGCCTCGCGTACGACCCCTGCTACCACGCGGCCTGCGACGACCTCGACAACGTCGACCTGAAGCACTTCGACACCAACATCGACGTGATCGCCCACGCCGTGGGCACCTACGCGCACGACCTGAGCTCCCTGAGCCGCCCGGTACCGGCCACCTCGGCCTCCGGCGCGGCCAGGGACAGCGGCGGGTTGCGCGAGGGCCACGCGCACGGCGTCACCCGCTGA
- a CDS encoding type II toxin-antitoxin system VapB family antitoxin has translation MIFKRIGNGRPYPDHGRESTRQWADVAPRPVRLDQLVTTKGQLDLETLLAEDSTFYGDLFAHVVKWQGDLYLEDGLHRAVRAALQQRQVLHARVLEMG, from the coding sequence GTGATCTTCAAGCGCATCGGAAATGGGCGGCCATACCCCGACCACGGCCGGGAAAGCACCCGACAGTGGGCGGATGTCGCGCCGCGTCCGGTCCGCCTCGACCAGCTCGTGACCACCAAGGGCCAGCTGGACCTGGAGACCCTGCTCGCCGAGGACTCCACGTTCTACGGCGACCTCTTCGCCCACGTCGTGAAGTGGCAGGGCGACCTCTACCTCGAGGACGGGCTCCACCGCGCCGTGCGCGCCGCCCTGCAGCAGCGCCAGGTGCTGCACGCGCGCGTGCTCGAGATGGGCTGA
- the upp gene encoding uracil phosphoribosyltransferase — MRIHVVDHPLVAHKLTTLRDKRTDSPTFRRLADELVTLLAYEATRDVRTEQVDIETPVTPTTGVKLSHPRPLVVPILRAGLGMLDGMVRLLPTAEVGFLGMIRNEETLQAETYATRMPEDLSGRQVYVLDPMLATGGTLVAAIRELIKRGADDVTAVVLLAAPEGVEVMERELAGTPVTVVTASVDERLNENGYIVPGLGDAGDRMYGTVD, encoded by the coding sequence ATGCGGATCCACGTCGTCGACCACCCGCTGGTGGCGCACAAACTCACCACGCTGCGCGACAAGCGCACCGACTCCCCGACCTTCCGGCGGCTCGCCGACGAGCTGGTCACCCTCCTCGCGTACGAGGCCACCAGGGATGTGCGGACCGAGCAGGTCGACATCGAGACCCCGGTGACGCCCACGACCGGGGTGAAGCTGTCGCATCCGCGTCCCCTGGTCGTCCCGATCCTGCGCGCCGGCCTCGGCATGCTGGACGGCATGGTGCGGCTGCTCCCGACCGCCGAGGTCGGCTTCCTGGGCATGATCCGCAACGAGGAGACGCTCCAGGCGGAGACGTACGCGACGCGGATGCCCGAGGACCTCTCCGGCCGTCAGGTCTATGTCCTGGACCCGATGCTGGCCACCGGCGGCACGCTCGTCGCGGCCATCCGGGAGCTGATCAAGCGCGGTGCGGACGATGTCACCGCGGTCGTGCTGCTGGCGGCGCCCGAGGGCGTCGAGGTGATGGAGCGCGAACTGGCGGGGACGCCGGTCACGGTCGTCACGGCCTCGGTCGACGAGCGGCTCAACGAGAACGGCTACATCGTGCCGGGGCTCGGCGACGCCGGTGACCGGATGTACGGCACCGTCGACTGA
- a CDS encoding MDR family MFS transporter, producing the protein MSNRQILQAMSGLMAGMFVAILAGTVVANALPRIIADLGASQSSYTWVVTSELLAMTATVPLWGKLADLFNQKLLLQLSLGLFVVGSLVAGFSQDVVTLIISRVIQGVGAGGLTALAQIVMAAIIPPRRLGKYAGIFGAVFAVGTVAGPLIGGVLVDTSWLGWRWCFFIGVPFALAGIVLLQRTLKLPTVRRQVRIDWLGAFLIVAGVCALLIWTSLAGNSFDWASWQTAALVTGGVVLLAAAVLVESRAAEPIIPLGIFRNRTVSLTTLASFFVGIAMFAGTVFLSQYFQISLGKSPTVAGLMSLPLIGGLLVSSTIAGQIISATGKWKIYLVSGAVVMTAGLGLLSTIDADTHFGLLSVYMAFMGIGVGMLMQNLVLAAQNDVPAHELGAATSVLSFFRSLGGTVGTSVLGAILANRVADEMAKGLAENGIPVAGGGHGSAVPDMTTLPEPMKNIVEHAYGVATGDLFLIATPFAFLGLLAVLFIKEKPLKTTSGMERLAAEDAAAVTVPAPRDGSAPGAQDAAPGAVGLRKD; encoded by the coding sequence ATGTCCAACCGCCAGATACTCCAGGCGATGTCCGGCCTGATGGCGGGCATGTTCGTCGCCATCCTCGCGGGCACGGTCGTCGCCAACGCCCTGCCGCGGATCATCGCCGACCTCGGCGCGAGCCAGTCCTCGTACACCTGGGTCGTGACCTCCGAGCTGCTCGCCATGACGGCCACCGTGCCGCTGTGGGGCAAGCTCGCCGACCTCTTCAACCAGAAGCTGCTGCTCCAGCTGTCGCTCGGCCTGTTCGTCGTCGGCTCCCTGGTGGCCGGCTTCTCCCAGGACGTCGTCACCCTGATCATCAGCCGGGTCATCCAGGGCGTCGGCGCCGGTGGCCTCACCGCGCTGGCCCAGATCGTGATGGCCGCGATCATCCCGCCGCGCCGGCTCGGCAAGTACGCGGGCATCTTCGGCGCGGTCTTCGCCGTGGGCACGGTCGCGGGTCCGCTGATCGGCGGTGTCCTCGTGGACACCTCGTGGCTCGGCTGGCGCTGGTGCTTCTTCATCGGTGTGCCGTTCGCGCTGGCCGGGATCGTGCTGCTCCAGCGCACCCTGAAGCTCCCGACGGTCCGCCGCCAGGTCAGGATCGACTGGCTGGGCGCCTTCCTGATCGTGGCGGGCGTCTGCGCGCTGCTGATCTGGACGTCGCTCGCGGGCAACAGCTTCGACTGGGCCTCCTGGCAGACGGCCGCCCTGGTGACCGGCGGCGTGGTGCTGCTGGCCGCGGCCGTCCTCGTCGAGTCCAGGGCCGCCGAGCCGATCATCCCGCTGGGCATCTTCCGTAACCGCACGGTGTCGCTCACGACCCTGGCGAGCTTCTTCGTCGGTATCGCGATGTTCGCCGGGACCGTGTTCCTTTCCCAGTACTTCCAGATCTCGCTGGGCAAGTCCCCGACCGTCGCAGGGCTCATGAGCCTCCCGCTGATCGGCGGCCTGCTGGTCTCCTCGACCATCGCCGGGCAGATCATCTCCGCGACCGGCAAGTGGAAGATCTACCTCGTCTCGGGCGCCGTCGTCATGACCGCGGGCCTCGGTCTGCTCTCGACCATCGACGCCGACACCCACTTCGGTCTGCTCAGCGTGTACATGGCCTTCATGGGGATCGGCGTCGGCATGCTGATGCAGAACCTCGTGCTCGCCGCGCAGAACGACGTGCCCGCTCACGAGCTGGGCGCCGCGACCTCCGTGCTCTCCTTCTTCCGCAGCCTCGGCGGCACCGTCGGCACCAGCGTGCTCGGCGCGATCCTCGCCAACCGGGTGGCCGACGAGATGGCCAAGGGCCTCGCGGAGAACGGCATCCCGGTGGCGGGCGGCGGCCACGGCAGCGCCGTGCCCGACATGACCACGCTGCCCGAGCCGATGAAGAACATCGTCGAGCACGCCTACGGCGTCGCGACCGGCGACCTCTTCCTCATCGCCACCCCGTTCGCCTTCCTCGGTCTGCTCGCGGTGCTCTTCATCAAGGAGAAGCCCCTCAAGACGACGAGCGGCATGGAGCGCCTGGCCGCGGAGGACGCGGCGGCCGTCACCGTGCCGGCGCCCCGGGACGGCTCGGCCCCGGGCGCCCAGGACGCCGCCCCCGGCGCGGTCGGCCTCCGGAAGGACTGA
- a CDS encoding tRNA adenosine deaminase-associated protein codes for MYFAALLARTEDGWEASDTELDDVETLSDLTDLAREASVDEDTVLVYIEQEDAWFGVVRVDGEEDPRIYVSDASAAARSSYGEILLTDELLGREPGAEDEIAALEELVDLDGTEDGEPDEAQDSGDGRAGPAVTEPDLEDDPDAVPAGPLGDLGVLADLGLSEKDLLTLRTDALAEIADALGAAEVLEAVR; via the coding sequence GTGTACTTCGCCGCACTGCTCGCTCGCACCGAAGACGGGTGGGAAGCGAGCGATACAGAGCTCGACGATGTGGAAACCCTGTCCGACCTGACGGATCTGGCCCGTGAGGCCTCGGTGGACGAGGACACGGTCCTCGTCTACATCGAGCAGGAGGACGCCTGGTTCGGCGTCGTCCGGGTGGACGGTGAGGAGGACCCCCGTATCTACGTCTCGGACGCGTCCGCCGCCGCCCGCTCCTCGTACGGGGAGATCCTGCTCACCGATGAACTGCTCGGCCGCGAACCGGGGGCCGAGGACGAGATCGCCGCACTCGAGGAGCTCGTCGACCTCGACGGTACGGAGGACGGCGAGCCGGACGAAGCCCAGGACAGCGGCGACGGCCGGGCCGGCCCCGCTGTCACCGAACCCGACCTGGAGGACGACCCCGACGCCGTACCGGCGGGGCCGCTGGGCGATCTCGGGGTCCTCGCCGACCTCGGGCTGTCCGAGAAGGACCTGCTGACCCTGCGCACCGACGCACTGGCGGAGATCGCGGACGCGCTGGGAGCGGCCGAGGTCCTGGAGGCCGTCCGTTAG
- a CDS encoding HhH-GPD-type base excision DNA repair protein — MTTSDSGKARTVRIAQEPDADALLGRSPLAALVGMLLDQQVPMEWAFTGPLTLARRMGEDDLDAREIAAYDPEAFTELFTAKPALHRYPGSMAKRVQQLCQFLVAEYDGRAEGVWADAATGAELLERLNALPGFGTQKAQIFLALLGKQFGVRPTGWREAAGAYGEDGSHRSVADITGPDSLAEVRAFKQQAKAAAKAAGRST; from the coding sequence ATGACCACGAGCGACAGCGGCAAGGCCCGCACCGTACGGATCGCCCAGGAACCCGACGCGGACGCGCTGCTGGGCCGCAGTCCGCTGGCCGCCCTCGTCGGCATGCTGCTGGACCAGCAGGTGCCGATGGAGTGGGCGTTCACCGGGCCGCTCACGCTGGCGCGGCGCATGGGCGAGGACGATCTCGACGCCCGGGAGATCGCCGCGTACGACCCCGAGGCCTTCACGGAGCTGTTCACCGCGAAACCCGCCCTTCACCGGTACCCGGGCTCCATGGCCAAGCGGGTGCAGCAGCTCTGCCAGTTCCTGGTGGCGGAGTACGACGGGCGGGCGGAAGGGGTCTGGGCGGACGCCGCCACGGGGGCCGAGCTGCTGGAACGGCTCAACGCCCTGCCCGGTTTCGGGACCCAGAAGGCCCAGATCTTCCTCGCTCTGCTGGGCAAGCAGTTCGGCGTACGTCCGACGGGCTGGCGGGAGGCCGCCGGGGCCTACGGCGAGGACGGCTCGCACCGGTCGGTGGCGGACATCACCGGTCCCGACTCGCTCGCCGAGGTGCGGGCCTTCAAGCAGCAGGCGAAGGCGGCGGCCAAGGCGGCGGGCCGCTCCACGTGA
- a CDS encoding Dabb family protein gives MIRHLVLFKLNDGVERDDPRVVAGAEAFRELGGKIPELEFWECAWNITDRPIAYDFAINSAVADEDALKRYVEHPEHQAAAGQWREFATWVIADYPF, from the coding sequence ATGATCCGCCACCTGGTCCTGTTCAAGCTGAACGACGGCGTCGAGCGGGACGATCCGCGGGTCGTCGCCGGTGCGGAGGCCTTCCGGGAGCTCGGCGGGAAGATCCCCGAGCTGGAGTTCTGGGAGTGCGCCTGGAACATCACCGACCGGCCGATCGCCTACGACTTCGCCATCAACTCGGCGGTCGCCGACGAGGACGCGCTCAAGCGGTACGTCGAGCACCCCGAGCACCAGGCCGCGGCCGGGCAGTGGCGTGAGTTCGCCACTTGGGTGATCGCCGACTACCCCTTCTGA